The genomic stretch ATTTCTCTCATAGTGcaacaaacaaatttatataGCACACAATTAAAGGGTCATTCAATAAATGTTACAGAAAATGATATCAAAGATTTTCTGGCAATTCTTGTATATATGGGTATTCATAAATTACCAGCTTATACAGATTATTGGGCTAAACATACGCGAAGCAACAAAGTAGCTGATATAATGACCCTGAAGAGGTTCCAATTACTGAGGCGTCACTTGCATTTTAATGACAATTTGAAAGACGATGGTGATAGGTATTATAAAGTTAGGCCAGTCCTTCAGATAATACgtgaaaattgtttaaaagttaaagAAGAGTCCCATTTCAGCATAGACGAAATGATAGTTCCACATAAAGGGACAAGAGCAGGCAGCCgtaaacaatatataaaaaataaaccgaAAAAATGGGGCTATAAAGTATTTGTTCGTGCTGGTGTCTCCGGAATTGTTTATGACTTCTTGATATATGGAGGCGAAGATACGTTTAGATTTCACTCATTTACGGATGAAGAAATGAGTATGGGTCTTGGATCGAAAGTAGTTTTAGCGTTGGCAAAGTCTATTCGAGAACCTGCTTGCAAAGTCTTGTGTTTCGATAACTTTTTTACATCTATTGAACTATTGCAATATTTGCGAAATGAATACGGCATTTTTGCGATGGGCACAATCCGAGCAAATAGGCTCCGAGGGGCGGAGAAAAAACTACCCACAgataaaaacctaaaaaagAAAGGTAGAGGGTCTCACGCACAGgttgtatgtaataaaaataagattgcTGTCGTCAAATGGTTTGATAATAAATGTGTTACTGCTGCAAGTACCTTTGTGGATGCATATCCTATCCAGACTGTAGTTCGTTTTAAGAAAGAACAAGGTAGAAAGATGCCAGTGACTTGCCccaatgtaataaaagaatataacaCTTACATGGGCGGTGTCGATCTCTCTGACATGCTGATTGCTCTATATCGTACACCATTCCGGGGCCATCGTTGGCAGTTACCAATATTTTCACAAATGCttgatatatgtataaataatgcCTGGCTTCTATATCGGCGTGATGGAAAAGCCAGGATGGATGCCAAGAAACTAAAACCCTTAAAAACCTTTAGAATTGAAATTTTTGAAAGCCTGCGGAGGTTTGAAAGAACTGATAATATGATCAATATGAGGCctgttacaaaatttatgACTATTCAGAAGCCAGTAGCTGAAAGACCACCAGATGCTGTACGGTATGATAAAGTTGCTCATTATCCAACTTTAGTAACCAGTAGAGGAAGGTGTATGAATTGCACAAAAGGGTTgactaaatttttttgtcaaaaatgCAAATTAAGATTATGCTTATTGCCGGAACGAAATTGTTTTATAGAATTTCATACCAAAAAGtaacagtttataaatatttatcattattcagttataaatatttacctatatacctacgtagtacatttatattgttataatttgataaagaaCCGATACAGAACCGAGAACAGATTTGTGAGACtgattttttactttattgtaTTGATTGATCTCAATTTACTAATCATTAAGATTTAAGATTAATAACATGAGTACTAAGGCtgttaattattctaattttatatgtctgtagaagaacataataattttatattttattttttgtttttttacgaagaatattgacattttaagttttgttttgtaacaagtattttattaaaaaaactgatttGTTTGGCACTGAAAAGTTGGCATTGTAGCAAATTAGATACATAGATTTTATAGTGTTGATTGTTAAGGGCTTGGCAATGTATCTAATATGTTACACTCAATAAATGACAATTTACtgacattaaattttttttattattttttaccccTTCTATAGCcacatacaaacatattaaatatgttttttttcaatttttaaaaaaaaaattttcttgCCAAGTATAGGGTTAATAGTTTGGTAGAGGAAATACCAGACGCGTAAAGACCCGCGATTTGAGATTAATTGTGTTTAGGAATTTTACATGAGCGTAATGAAGTCATGTGCGAGTTTTTTGATGTATATTTCCGAATAGGTGAATGCTTGATTGCTTATACCGTCTTAATGTTAGTTTCGCGTATCGTTAATTACTTTGCATTGCACGAATgatctttattttgtaatactcAATTATGCAACAAAGTAATCTGCTactgtaacatttattaattaaaatatattttattaacaacatTCGATTATGaaagattaaataaacaacaaaataataaatctcaACGATCACTTCTAGATTTTTATCTTATATATTCATCGAATTTCAtactattcatatttattaaataagttttaaaatatacataattcaaagatgtaacattatttttcatttttaaaacattaagaataatattatgtattatttacgtCAAACATCCCATTCTTATTAACGCATACTAAAACTATTTTTgtccataaataaataaataccaaaattTAGCGCCATATAACCGCACCTTTACAGGTGACAGTGCGCACGAGTAGATCGTTCATTGCAGGTGACTGCGCCTGTGTGCGTGAGGTCACAGCGCGTCTGTGTGCAACATGGGCGGATATAGGACAACAACTTTTGACCATTTTCGAATAAATTAGTTTCATCTGCTTTCCCTTAAATGTTTAGCTAACATAGGCTTTAAATTCCAATAGTGTTCGTTTGTTAAGGTTGTTTATTGCAATTTGGTTGATACGCCTTATTGCTATGTGATTtcgaattaatttaaatggctaagtgcgagtcggatctatttaaaaatttatttttgcgtcttttttaatttttttatttaaattaaatataaaactaaagtcATTGAAATTATGAATTACTATGAAAGtagataaagaaaaatacattacTAACACATATCGCCTAGACCCATTTGAACACCTGTTATCAAGCagttatctttaaaatttataaacacaagaatcaatgtaaattaaatgtttatagtGCGATAAAAGTAGTTTCCATCCAATTATGTGTAAAAAGTACAAGTGTACGGCCTAATCGTTAAGCTTAGTTTACacttattatacataattaccCGGTTATCACTTTGACTTATATCATGCGTACTTAGCTTTACACACTGTGATGTTCGATATCTATTAAATGATAGGTGATATTTCTCTGTTCAGTGTTTTATATTGAATGTTCAAATTTATCGCACATGACAATGGTTGTAAAGAATGCACtgctaataattatattactataagggcggccgtacacggaccgcttcaagcagttgagaccgaccgcttgaagccgcgaccgcgcggtgaactataggcattcattcaccgccgtacacgtgacggctcgagccgtcgcgaccgcttcaagccgtcaactgcatgaCGAAATTCCACCGTGCCGTTGACGGCTTGCAAGCGGTCGTGAGGcatacactgactgctcgagccgttgactgcgctagagccgtcgacggctcgCTCCTcccctgaaaatcaatgacttgactagtcaaaaaaatcaaccGCTCAAGCGGTTGATAGCGACGGCTCAAGCGGTCAAcaaccgacggctcgagcagttgaCGCCGACCACTCGagccgtccgtgtacggcgctcagccgttaactgctcgagcggtccgtgtacaGCCGccctaaaattatttattttatcataaatctCGGCTTAATTTCGATTTAAGTTCTTTAGAGGGGTACTTCTGTAGTACTAGTACATAGTAAGTAAATTATTGgctatttcatattttctatattttattctat from Colias croceus chromosome 9, ilColCroc2.1 encodes the following:
- the LOC123694129 gene encoding piggyBac transposable element-derived protein 3-like; amino-acid sequence: MADRSNASTHRKVISHLNTQQQRRAQQLVALVPKPGAKSDLDESDTSEDEVQYFSRLPYSDSSSPPPSLPSSIENLNLLSDDDIEVNEIVASKSLVQSYSQHSIQSPLINPCSPSILSPNPLATETRSSCPIPSPSSPSVLAAPSQLTSPRVSNLKRHHQSPPTSPLLANFPSTSTRSKRPKLVTVKRKVIPPKRLTPKWGRFKFTGCAEVDEIVFEPSEEKSPIEYFGMFFSDNIISLIVQQTNLYSTQLKGHSINVTENDIKDFLAILVYMGIHKLPAYTDYWAKHTRSNKVADIMTLKRFQLLRRHLHFNDNLKDDGDRYYKVRPVLQIIRENCLKVKEESHFSIDEMIVPHKGTRAGSRKQYIKNKPKKWGYKVFVRAGVSGIVYDFLIYGGEDTFRFHSFTDEEMSMGLGSKVVLALAKSIREPACKVLCFDNFFTSIELLQYLRNEYGIFAMGTIRANRLRGAEKKLPTDKNLKKKGRGSHAQVVCNKNKIAVVKWFDNKCVTAASTFVDAYPIQTVVRFKKEQGRKMPVTCPNVIKEYNTYMGGVDLSDMLIALYRTPFRGHRWQLPIFSQMLDICINNAWLLYRRDGKARMDAKKLKPLKTFRIEIFESLRRFERTDNMINMRPVTKFMTIQKPVAERPPDAVRYDKVAHYPTLVTSRGRCMNCTKGLTKFFCQKCKLRLCLLPERNCFIEFHTKK